The Synchiropus splendidus isolate RoL2022-P1 chromosome 1, RoL_Sspl_1.0, whole genome shotgun sequence genome includes a window with the following:
- the LOC128754941 gene encoding rho GTPase-activating protein 6-like isoform X3, whose amino-acid sequence MGDSVFLDRHNTYLGDFTWRSLSGRSVRLMPVAIQSLSELERARLQEVAFSRLHQDHDVGCQITMPKDGQKRKKSLRRKLDSLAKEKSKDKECNPQAFSIALSQVITNDRTHRQRQDGYRLDPHQREEHKDSSDLVSSILQFATKRPSNKELSSSNSSLSSTSETANESTSPNTPEVAPRARRRGGMSVDSITDLDDNQSRLLEALQLSLPAETQNKKEKQRDKRLSLNPIYRQVPRVVDSCCQHIEKYGLQTVGIFRVGSSKKRVRQLREEFDRGADVQMDEEHSVHDVAALLKEFLRDMPDPLLTKELYTAFINTTSMDPDEQQTVMQLLVYLLPACNSDTLHRLLEFLSTVADHAHDQHDKDGQEVTGNKMTSLNLATIFGPNLLHKQKTSDKEFSVQSTARAEESTAVIAVLQRMIASYQTLFMVPPDLQNEVLMSLLETDPDVVDYLLRRKASQSPDLLPSSQTFLSERRSSSDSNKASSGEVSPYDNNSPVLSERRGEPGSEPSHYRVTEQHTCLGQVTNWGRNSSKDLEEHVNIWGTWHATLKPALKDQAHTGSHGNVSEGNSSGSQEGHDGLHGVVDYRPHPPVTRACTNTRADGGKPLLKLNIRPQTTNVDNNLQRGGRPSGSSATAAENRLPPPYNAHHRLANSPSSPQLVRQHARLEQTHSSSSSSEAPMTPHTPEWQDWQRDRWQIWQLLSSDNADTLPETLV is encoded by the exons gGGGATTTTACCTGGCGCAGCCTGTCAGGTCGGAGTGTGCGTTTGATGCCGGTTGCCATCCAGAGTTTGTCGGAGCTTGAGAGGGCCAGGCTTCAAGAAGTAGCCTTCAGCCGTTTACATCAGGACCACGACGTTGGCTGTCAGATAACCATGCCAAAAG AtggacagaagaggaagaagtcgCTGAGGAGGAAGTTGGACTCGCTAGCCAAAGAAAAGAGCAAGGACAAAG aATGCAACCCACAGGCCTTCAGCATCGCTCTGTCCCAGGTGATAACCAACGACAGGACGCACAGACAGCGGCAGGATGGCTATCGCCTGGATCCGCACCAACGTGAGGAGCACAAGGACTCCTCCGACCTGGTTTCCTCTATTTTACAG TTTGCCACTAAGCGACCGTCCAACAAGGAGCTGTCCAGCAGTAACTCGTCTCTAAGCTCCACGTCAGAAACAGCCAACGAGTCCACGTCACCCAACACACCCGAGGTGGCACCAAGGGCGCGTAGGAGG GGAGGAATGTCAGTGGACTCCATCACGGACCTGGACGACAACCAGTCGCGCCTGCTGGAAGCgctgcagctctctctaccGGCAGAGACGCAGAACAAAAAGGAGAAACAGCGGGACAAACGGCTGAGCCTGAACCCCATTTACCGCCAAGTCCCACGAGTGGTTGACAGTTGCTGTCAGCACATAGAGAAATACG GTTTGCAAACAGTTGGGATTTTCCGCGTGGGAAGCTCCAAGAAAAGAGTACGGCAG CTTCGTGAGGAGTTTGACCGCGGTGCTGATGTCCAGATGGATGAAGAACACAGTGTCCACGACGTGGCTGCGCTTTTGAAAGAGTTCCTGAGGGACATGCCGGATCCGCTCCTCACCAAGGAGCTCTACACCGCCTTTATAAACACCACAT CCATGGATCCCGATGAGCAGCAGACTGTTATGCAACTACTGGTCTACCTTCTCCCAGCATGCAACAGTGACACTCTGCACAGACTGCTGGAGTTCCTCTCCACAGTGGCTGACCATGCTCACGACCAGCACGACAAGGATGGCCAAGAG GTCACAGGGAACAAAATGACGTCACTGAACCTTGCCACTATCTTCGGTCCAAATTTACTGCACAAGCAGAAGACCTCCGACAAGGAGTTCAGCGTGCAGAGCACAGCGAGAGCCGAGGAGAGCACCGCAGTCATCGCTGTGCTGCAGCGGATGATTGCAAGCTACCAAACGCTCTTCATG GTCCCACCTGATCTGCAAAATGAAGTCTTGATGAGTCTGCTGGAAACTGATCCTGACGTGGTGGACTACCTTCTGAGGAGAAAAGCATCACA GAGTCCCGATCTGCTGCCGTCGTCCCAGACTTTCTTGAGCGAACGCCGCTCATCCAGTGACTCGAACAAAGCGTCGAGCGGAGAGGTTTCACCCTATGACAACAACTCACCGGTTCTGAGCGAGCGCCGGGGTGAACCTGGAAGCGAGCCGTCACATTATCGTGTCACAGAGCAGCACACCTGTTTGGGTCAGGTGACAAACTGGGGGAGAAATTCTTCCAAAG ACTTGGAGGAGCATGTGAACATTTGGGGTACGTGGCATGCAACTTTGAAACCTGCACTTAAGGATCAAGCCCACACCG GTTCACATGGCAACGTCTCAGAGGGAAACTCCTCTGGCTCACAAGAAGGTCACGATGGTCTCCATGGCGTTGTTGACTACAGACCTCATCCGCCGGTGACTCGAGCGTGCACAAACACGCGTGCCGATGGGGGAAAACCActtttaaagctaaacatccgcCCTCAGACGACAAATGTTGACAATAACCTTCAGCGTGGAGGAAGGCCGTCGGGCAGCTCGGCCACAGCCGCTGAAAACCGCCTCCCGCCGCCATACAACGCCCACCACCGACTGGCAAACTCACCGAgttcacctcagctggttcGGCAGCACGCCAGGCTGGAGCAGACTCACTCGTCCTCGTCGTCGTCAGAGGCGCCGATGACGCCGCACACACCCGAGTGGCAGGACTGGCAGAGAGACCGGTGGCAGATCTGGCAACTGCTGTCCTCAGACAACGCTGACACGCTGCCGGAGACTCTGGTGTGA